In the Sediminibacter sp. Hel_I_10 genome, one interval contains:
- a CDS encoding membrane protein, translating to MSQSEGNSNKMLAIVAYITIIGTLIAFFMNREKRDELVSFHIRQALGLWLLQFILGYFIGGFDSWMITTSFWIFFIVLFLYGIFGAVAEKQMAVPVLGPFFQRLFKSIGQ from the coding sequence ATGTCACAATCTGAAGGAAACTCTAATAAAATGCTTGCCATTGTTGCTTATATAACCATTATAGGCACACTGATCGCTTTTTTTATGAATCGGGAAAAACGGGATGAGCTCGTTTCTTTTCACATTCGTCAAGCGCTAGGACTTTGGTTACTTCAATTTATTTTGGGCTATTTTATTGGTGGTTTTGATAGTTGGATGATTACCACCTCCTTTTGGATATTTTTTATTGTTCTTTTTCTTTACGGCATCTTTGGTGCTGTGGCAGAAAAGCAGATGGCCGTGCCGGTTTTAGGCCCATTCTTTCAACGTCTTTTTAAATCTATCGGTCAATAA
- a CDS encoding dihydroorotase family protein yields the protein MNVLITSAIIVDPKSDFHNETVDILIEKGKITNIAKNIKNPKNYKEVTFENLHVSQGWFDSSVSFGEPGYEERETIANGLKTAAHSGFTSVALNANTNPIIDTSSDVAFVMNKAQGQAVNLYPIGALTKHSDGEDLAELFDMKNTGAVAFYDYQHPISNPNLLKIALQYASNFDGLVLSFPQESKISGSGVMNEEAMSTSLGLKGNPALAEALQIARDLFILEYTDGKLHIPTISTSKSVDLIRAAKQKNLDVTCSVAIHNLVLTDQELQHFETKFKVLPPLRTPSDIEALIEGLKDGTIDMVTSDHNPMDIEHKKIEFDYAAYGTIGLESAFGALNKVLTLKKSVDVLTSGKERFGIARSPISVGNTADLTLFTPNGNYTFSKEHIVSTSTNAIFDGKPMKGRVYGIFNNNQLILN from the coding sequence ATGAACGTACTCATCACCTCTGCAATAATCGTTGATCCAAAAAGCGATTTTCATAATGAGACCGTTGATATTTTAATTGAAAAAGGAAAGATCACTAACATTGCCAAGAACATCAAAAACCCCAAAAACTACAAGGAGGTCACTTTCGAGAATCTTCATGTGTCTCAAGGTTGGTTTGATAGCAGTGTGAGTTTTGGAGAACCTGGTTATGAAGAACGGGAAACCATTGCCAATGGTCTGAAGACAGCCGCACATTCTGGTTTTACATCTGTTGCGCTTAATGCTAATACCAACCCTATTATTGATACCAGCTCAGACGTGGCTTTTGTAATGAATAAAGCCCAAGGGCAAGCGGTTAACCTCTACCCTATTGGCGCATTAACAAAACATAGTGATGGTGAGGATTTAGCAGAATTGTTTGACATGAAAAATACGGGAGCTGTTGCCTTTTATGACTATCAGCATCCCATTTCAAATCCTAATCTGCTTAAGATAGCCTTACAATATGCGAGCAATTTTGATGGCTTGGTGCTGTCTTTCCCGCAGGAATCAAAAATTAGTGGTTCTGGCGTGATGAACGAGGAAGCCATGAGCACCTCTTTGGGGCTAAAAGGAAATCCGGCATTAGCGGAAGCCCTTCAAATTGCAAGGGATCTGTTTATTTTAGAGTATACCGATGGGAAATTGCACATTCCTACCATTTCAACGTCAAAGTCTGTAGACTTAATACGCGCCGCAAAACAGAAGAACCTTGACGTGACCTGTAGTGTCGCCATCCATAATCTTGTGCTCACAGACCAAGAACTTCAACATTTTGAAACCAAATTTAAAGTACTACCGCCTTTGAGAACACCCTCAGATATTGAGGCTTTAATTGAGGGGTTAAAGGACGGTACCATTGACATGGTCACCAGTGATCACAATCCGATGGATATTGAACACAAGAAAATAGAGTTTGATTATGCTGCCTATGGCACCATCGGTCTTGAAAGTGCTTTCGGCGCTTTAAACAAAGTGCTTACGCTTAAGAAATCGGTTGATGTTTTAACAAGTGGAAAAGAACGCTTTGGAATTGCAAGATCGCCTATTTCAGTGGGTAATACAGCAGATTTAACGCTTTTTACACCTAACGGAAATTATACCTTTTCTAAAGAGCATATCGTATCGACTTCAACCAACGCCATTTTTGATGGAAAGCCTATGAAAGGTCGCGTTTATGGTATTTTCAATAACAATCAATTGATTTTAAATTAA
- a CDS encoding BatA domain-containing protein has protein sequence MQFKYPELLYALLLLVIPIIVHLFQLRRFQKVAFTNVQFLKRITIQTRKSSQLKKWLTLLIRLLLLTCIILAFAQPYFSNTDTFNTKNETVIYLDNSFSMQAQGANGTLLNRAVQDILERVDGDDPISILTNTSSFKNTTLKAIKNDLIDLKYTPNQLTYEAALLKGKQLFSEDNSAVKNLVFISDFQQKDAEFSNPTDSLVRLRLVKLTPTNLNNIAIDSTFIAKRSIDNLELEVVLKNFGDPIENVPVSLYNKNKLIAKSAVTLDGKNSVIFTIPTNSEFDGKIAIEDPNLQYDNSLYFNLEETAKINVLSINDADDAFLSKIYSEDEFSYTATSFKNLNYNSINNQNLVVLNELNSVPSSLTVALKAFTDDGGSVLIIPSENAQISDYNALFSNYNLGSFNELKASEKMITAINFSHPLLTNVFDKRISNFQYPKVNSFFDNSANATSAILSYENGQSFLSGMDQAYRFSAALNDDNSNFKNSPLIVPVLYNIGKQSLKMGDLYYEIASENRIDIPVTLTQDEILSLDDGENSVIPLQRTYANKVALTTNDYPEKAGIISVKNNERILKNMSFNYNRSESQLRYLNLENLNGVTVSDSVATAIDDIKSASNVNELWKWFVIFALIFLLIELLILKFLK, from the coding sequence ATGCAGTTTAAATATCCAGAACTTCTTTACGCCCTATTACTGCTCGTTATTCCTATCATTGTTCATTTATTTCAATTACGAAGATTTCAGAAAGTGGCGTTTACAAACGTTCAGTTTTTAAAACGTATTACCATACAAACCAGAAAGAGTTCCCAGCTTAAAAAATGGCTCACTTTACTCATACGCTTGCTATTATTAACTTGTATCATCCTTGCATTTGCCCAACCCTATTTCTCTAATACCGATACATTTAACACCAAGAACGAAACGGTCATTTATCTCGATAACTCCTTTAGCATGCAAGCTCAAGGTGCTAATGGGACGCTTTTAAACCGTGCCGTACAAGATATTTTAGAGCGTGTTGATGGTGACGATCCCATCTCTATTCTTACCAATACATCCAGCTTTAAAAACACAACGCTTAAAGCTATTAAAAATGATTTGATCGACCTTAAATACACTCCAAACCAACTTACTTATGAAGCAGCGCTTCTAAAAGGAAAGCAATTGTTTTCTGAAGACAATAGTGCCGTTAAAAATTTGGTGTTTATTTCTGACTTTCAACAAAAAGATGCTGAGTTTTCAAATCCTACCGATAGTTTGGTACGCTTAAGACTTGTAAAGTTAACACCCACCAATCTCAACAACATTGCGATAGACAGCACTTTTATTGCCAAACGTAGCATTGACAATCTGGAATTAGAGGTCGTTCTCAAAAATTTTGGCGATCCTATTGAAAACGTCCCCGTTTCGCTTTACAATAAGAATAAACTTATAGCCAAAAGCGCAGTAACACTAGACGGAAAGAATAGTGTGATTTTCACCATTCCCACCAACAGCGAATTTGATGGCAAAATTGCCATAGAAGATCCTAATCTTCAATATGACAACAGCTTATATTTTAATTTAGAGGAAACTGCTAAGATCAATGTACTCAGCATCAATGATGCTGATGATGCCTTTCTAAGTAAAATTTATTCTGAAGATGAATTTAGCTATACCGCAACATCTTTTAAAAATCTCAATTACAACAGCATTAATAATCAAAATTTGGTGGTGTTGAACGAACTGAATTCGGTTCCAAGTTCTTTAACGGTAGCTCTTAAAGCGTTTACAGACGATGGTGGCTCCGTTTTAATTATTCCTTCGGAAAACGCTCAAATAAGCGATTATAACGCCTTGTTCTCAAATTATAACCTAGGATCATTTAACGAACTAAAGGCTTCGGAAAAAATGATTACCGCTATTAATTTTTCGCATCCTTTACTCACCAATGTCTTTGATAAGCGCATCAGTAATTTTCAATATCCTAAAGTCAATTCCTTTTTTGATAATTCTGCCAATGCCACGTCCGCTATTTTGAGTTATGAAAACGGACAATCCTTTCTCTCGGGAATGGACCAAGCCTATCGCTTTTCCGCAGCATTAAATGATGATAATTCTAATTTTAAAAATTCGCCTCTCATCGTGCCCGTACTTTATAATATAGGGAAACAGAGTCTTAAAATGGGCGACCTGTACTACGAGATTGCTTCGGAAAATCGTATTGATATTCCCGTGACCCTAACCCAAGATGAGATCTTGTCTCTGGATGATGGCGAAAATTCGGTAATTCCGCTTCAGCGAACCTACGCCAATAAAGTAGCGTTAACTACGAATGATTATCCTGAAAAAGCGGGAATCATTTCAGTAAAAAATAATGAGCGTATTCTTAAGAATATGAGCTTTAACTATAATCGCAGTGAAAGTCAATTGCGCTATCTCAACTTAGAAAATCTAAATGGCGTAACGGTGAGTGATTCTGTAGCCACTGCCATTGATGATATAAAAAGTGCATCAAACGTCAATGAGCTATGGAAATGGTTTGTTATTTTTGCACTGATTTTTTTACTAATAGAACTGCTCATCTTAAAATTCCTGAAATGA
- the lpdA gene encoding dihydrolipoyl dehydrogenase, which produces MKSYDVAIIGSGPGGYVAAIRCAQLGMSTAIIEKYSTLGGTCLNVGCIPSKALLDSSHHYEDAVKHFEEHGIEIPGEVKVNLEKMISRKQSVVDQTTGGIDFLMKKNKIDVYEGVGSFKDATHIKIDGKEATEIEAKHIIIATGSKPANLPFIDLDKERIITSTEALKLKEIPKHMIVIGGGVIGLELGQVYGRLGADVTVVEYMDRIIPTMDAGLSKELTKVFKKAKFNINVSHKVKSVERKGDEIIVKADNKKGEEVEFKGDYCLVSVGRRPFTDGLNAEAAGVKLNDRGQVEVNEHLQTSVKNIYAIGDVIKGAMLAHKAEEEGVFVAETIAGQKPHIDYNLIPGVVYTWPEVASVGKTEEELKEEGVAYKSGQFPMRALGRSRASGDTDGFVKILADKNTDEVLGVHMIGARCADLIAEGVTAMEYRASAEDIARMSHAHPTYAEAVKEAALAATEDRALHV; this is translated from the coding sequence ATGAAATCTTACGACGTCGCAATTATAGGTTCTGGTCCTGGTGGTTATGTTGCAGCAATTCGCTGTGCGCAATTAGGGATGAGTACTGCAATTATTGAAAAATATTCTACTCTTGGTGGTACTTGTCTTAATGTGGGCTGTATCCCGAGTAAGGCGCTTTTAGACTCTTCTCACCATTACGAGGATGCCGTCAAGCACTTTGAAGAGCACGGTATTGAGATTCCAGGAGAAGTAAAAGTCAATCTTGAAAAAATGATTTCAAGAAAACAATCGGTGGTAGACCAAACTACTGGCGGTATTGATTTCTTGATGAAGAAAAATAAAATAGACGTTTATGAAGGTGTTGGTAGCTTTAAAGATGCAACCCATATCAAAATAGACGGAAAAGAGGCTACTGAAATTGAAGCAAAACACATCATTATCGCAACAGGTTCAAAACCTGCAAATCTTCCTTTTATTGATTTAGATAAAGAACGCATCATCACGTCTACCGAAGCCTTAAAGCTTAAGGAAATTCCTAAGCACATGATTGTTATCGGCGGTGGCGTGATTGGTTTAGAGCTTGGCCAAGTTTACGGTCGTTTAGGTGCCGATGTTACGGTGGTAGAGTATATGGATCGTATCATCCCAACCATGGATGCTGGCTTGTCTAAAGAATTGACTAAGGTCTTTAAGAAAGCTAAATTCAACATCAATGTATCTCATAAAGTAAAATCTGTTGAGCGTAAAGGTGACGAGATCATTGTTAAAGCAGACAATAAGAAGGGTGAAGAAGTAGAATTTAAAGGCGATTATTGTTTAGTATCTGTGGGCAGACGTCCATTTACAGATGGTCTTAATGCCGAAGCAGCTGGCGTAAAATTAAACGATAGAGGTCAAGTAGAAGTCAACGAGCATTTACAAACAAGCGTTAAGAACATTTATGCTATTGGAGATGTAATTAAAGGCGCCATGTTAGCCCATAAAGCTGAAGAAGAAGGTGTTTTTGTAGCGGAGACTATTGCCGGACAAAAACCACATATTGATTATAACCTTATCCCAGGAGTAGTGTACACTTGGCCAGAGGTAGCTTCTGTAGGTAAAACCGAAGAAGAATTAAAAGAAGAAGGAGTGGCTTATAAGTCGGGACAATTCCCAATGCGTGCCTTAGGTAGAAGCCGTGCGAGTGGCGATACTGACGGATTTGTAAAAATCTTAGCAGATAAAAACACTGACGAAGTGTTAGGGGTACATATGATTGGTGCCCGTTGTGCCGATTTAATTGCTGAAGGTGTCACCGCTATGGAATACAGAGCGAGTGCAGAAGACATCGCAAGAATGTCTCATGCCCATCCAACATACGCAGAAGCGGTCAAGGAAGCCGCGCTAGCAGCAACCGAAGATAGAGCATTGCACGTTTAA
- a CDS encoding Txe/YoeB family addiction module toxin, whose protein sequence is MKYIFVDESWEDYLYWQKTDKKKLKKINELLKDIARNPFDGIGKPEPLKHKYAGFWSRRIDSEHRLIYQYKEEEILIAKCRFHYD, encoded by the coding sequence ATGAAGTATATTTTCGTTGATGAGTCTTGGGAAGACTATTTGTATTGGCAGAAGACGGACAAAAAAAAGCTAAAGAAAATAAATGAACTTCTAAAAGATATTGCTCGAAACCCTTTTGATGGAATTGGAAAACCAGAACCTCTAAAACACAAATACGCTGGATTTTGGTCGAGACGAATCGATAGCGAGCATAGACTAATTTATCAATACAAAGAAGAAGAAATATTAATTGCGAAATGCAGGTTTCATTACGACTGA
- a CDS encoding type II toxin-antitoxin system Phd/YefM family antitoxin: MQITTVSDFRKDIKTYLDRVVKNFETLIINRGKDSGIVVMSLQEYNSLMATNHELSSRKNELRLDSAIDKLKNGTTFNKDLIEN; the protein is encoded by the coding sequence ATGCAAATAACAACTGTTTCTGATTTTAGAAAAGATATTAAAACGTACTTAGACCGGGTTGTAAAGAACTTTGAAACTTTAATTATAAATCGTGGAAAGGATTCTGGAATTGTAGTTATGTCTTTGCAAGAATACAATTCTCTGATGGCTACAAATCACGAATTGTCTTCTCGAAAAAATGAATTAAGATTAGATTCTGCAATTGACAAACTGAAAAACGGAACGACCTTTAATAAAGACTTAATCGAAAACTAA
- a CDS encoding S1/P1 nuclease, with amino-acid sequence MTSKPVILLLFISFFYVSHANTNPTWGKTGHRVVGAIAEQYLDKDTKKQINFLLGHQSLALTATYADEIKFDHSYDQFKPWHYLNMPLDSTYEAADKNPEGDLFTGINYCKQILTDDKASQTDKTFYLKMLIHLIGDLHQPMHLGLKEDRGGNDLDVKWNYRDTNMHSVWDSKMIDSYDMSYSELSDNAFFLSKAEIEDLQEGDILDWIAETHKLTNDVYQNVKEGDHLKSEYSFKYLDVARLQMQKAGIRLAKVLNDIF; translated from the coding sequence ATGACCTCAAAACCTGTAATCCTATTACTTTTTATCTCATTTTTTTATGTGTCTCATGCCAATACCAATCCTACTTGGGGCAAAACGGGGCATCGTGTTGTTGGTGCCATTGCAGAGCAATACTTGGATAAAGACACCAAGAAACAGATCAACTTCTTATTGGGCCACCAGTCATTGGCTCTAACAGCAACTTATGCTGATGAGATTAAGTTTGACCATAGTTACGACCAATTTAAACCATGGCATTATCTCAATATGCCTTTAGACTCTACCTATGAAGCGGCCGATAAAAATCCTGAAGGTGATCTCTTTACTGGTATTAACTACTGCAAACAAATACTTACCGATGATAAGGCCTCCCAAACAGATAAAACCTTTTATTTAAAAATGTTGATTCATCTTATAGGCGACCTGCACCAACCCATGCATTTAGGTCTAAAAGAGGATCGCGGCGGTAATGATCTTGACGTGAAATGGAATTACCGAGATACCAACATGCATAGCGTTTGGGACTCTAAAATGATTGATAGCTATGATATGAGCTATTCTGAATTATCGGATAATGCATTTTTTCTTTCTAAAGCCGAAATTGAAGACCTACAAGAAGGCGACATTTTAGATTGGATTGCAGAGACCCACAAACTCACCAATGATGTCTATCAAAATGTTAAGGAAGGGGATCACCTAAAGTCTGAATATTCATTCAAATATTTAGATGTGGCACGGCTGCAAATGCAAAAGGCGGGCATTCGCTTAGCAAAAGTTTTAAACGACATTTTCTAA
- a CDS encoding DEAD/DEAH box helicase, translated as MEQQPTFQDLNLNTPLYNALGDLGFERPTPIQSQAFNVVASGKDMVGIAQTGTGKTFAYMLPILRHLKFSKQENPRILILVPTRELVVQVVDEIEKLAAYINVRVLGVYGGTNINTQKQAVAQGQDIIVATPGRLFDLAVSHVLQLKSIQKLVIDEVDVMLDLGFRHQLLNIFDVLPERRQNIMFSATMTDDVDALISDFFIKPERITIAVSGTPLHNIHQERYDVPNFYTKVNLLDHLLRDKESYHKVLVFVAFKKMADLLFESVEALYPSEACIIHSNKTQNYRLRSIEQFRAGENRILIATDVMARGLDIENVSHVINFDTPNYPENYMHRIGRTGRAEQQGHSITFSTEKEQPFIELIEAYMHEEIEVLEIPEAVEISKELIAEERPQIKERNNPIKPGKHDSDGEAYHEKKEKNRKENLGGSYKAKIEAKYKKPKTRGDKNYNKRNKR; from the coding sequence ATGGAACAGCAACCCACCTTTCAAGACTTAAATCTCAACACGCCTTTATACAATGCTTTAGGCGATTTAGGTTTTGAGCGCCCTACCCCTATTCAATCGCAAGCTTTTAATGTTGTTGCCTCTGGCAAAGACATGGTGGGCATTGCGCAAACGGGTACAGGTAAAACCTTTGCCTACATGTTACCCATCTTAAGGCACTTAAAATTTTCTAAGCAAGAAAACCCAAGAATACTAATTCTTGTGCCAACCCGTGAGCTGGTTGTACAGGTCGTAGATGAAATAGAAAAACTGGCCGCATATATCAATGTGCGCGTCTTAGGTGTTTATGGTGGTACCAATATCAATACCCAAAAACAAGCAGTAGCACAAGGTCAGGATATTATTGTGGCCACACCCGGTCGGTTGTTTGATTTGGCCGTAAGCCATGTACTTCAATTAAAATCCATCCAAAAATTGGTGATTGACGAGGTAGATGTGATGCTTGATCTTGGTTTTAGACACCAGTTGCTTAACATTTTTGACGTTTTACCAGAGCGCAGACAGAATATCATGTTTTCTGCGACCATGACAGACGACGTTGATGCCCTAATTTCAGACTTTTTCATCAAACCAGAACGCATTACGATTGCGGTATCTGGAACACCGTTGCATAACATACATCAGGAACGCTATGACGTCCCTAATTTTTACACCAAGGTCAATTTGTTAGATCATTTGCTTAGGGATAAAGAAAGCTACCATAAAGTATTGGTATTTGTTGCCTTTAAAAAAATGGCCGATTTGTTGTTTGAATCTGTTGAGGCCCTATATCCTTCTGAAGCGTGTATCATTCATTCCAATAAGACCCAGAATTATAGATTGCGAAGCATCGAACAATTTAGAGCTGGAGAAAACAGAATTTTGATTGCTACAGATGTTATGGCTCGTGGTTTGGATATTGAAAATGTGAGTCATGTGATCAATTTTGATACGCCCAACTATCCAGAAAATTACATGCACCGTATTGGTAGAACAGGACGTGCAGAACAGCAGGGACATTCCATTACTTTTTCCACAGAAAAAGAACAGCCGTTTATAGAACTGATTGAAGCCTATATGCACGAGGAGATTGAGGTACTGGAGATTCCAGAAGCGGTTGAAATTTCTAAAGAACTTATTGCCGAAGAGCGTCCTCAAATAAAAGAGCGCAACAACCCCATCAAACCAGGTAAACATGATAGTGATGGTGAAGCCTATCATGAGAAAAAGGAAAAGAACCGAAAAGAGAATCTTGGCGGCAGCTACAAAGCCAAAATAGAAGCCAAGTATAAAAAACCAAAAACTCGTGGTGACAAAAATTATAACAAGCGGAACAAACGCTAA
- a CDS encoding outer membrane beta-barrel protein yields MKKGTWNIAGDLSLNLRNDDDNNNSTDYDNNTFNFSIAPKIGYALNDNLILGLGLSYNYSKYDREIINESNTNTIFSKSNSYGILAYAKKFLPVSKKLALHLAAETGFSRGNSNSENTNTDFNSDTRRENFSIIIRPGINYRLTNKFLVHANFGSLGYNNINEEFNASDKPNTENRNSNSFGFNFSTSSLYFGFTVLL; encoded by the coding sequence TTGAAAAAAGGCACATGGAATATTGCAGGTGATCTTAGTTTAAATCTGAGAAATGATGATGACAACAACAATTCAACTGATTATGATAACAACACCTTCAATTTTAGTATTGCACCTAAAATTGGATATGCGCTTAATGATAATTTAATTTTAGGTTTAGGTCTTTCTTATAATTACTCAAAATATGACAGAGAGATTATAAATGAATCAAATACGAATACGATTTTTTCGAAATCCAATTCTTACGGTATTCTTGCCTACGCAAAGAAGTTTCTTCCTGTAAGCAAAAAACTAGCATTGCATTTAGCTGCCGAAACTGGATTTTCAAGAGGCAATTCTAACTCTGAAAATACTAATACTGATTTTAATAGCGACACTAGAAGAGAAAACTTTTCTATCATTATAAGACCAGGAATAAATTATAGACTCACGAACAAATTTTTAGTGCACGCTAATTTTGGATCCCTCGGTTATAACAATATTAATGAAGAGTTTAATGCTTCTGATAAACCAAATACAGAAAATCGAAATAGTAATTCTTTTGGCTTCAATTTTAGTACATCGAGTCTCTACTTTGGATTCACAGTATTATTATAA
- a CDS encoding anthranilate synthase component I family protein → MRTVQIHQPKNIENFKQNLLLWSQQFNEVLWLDGNAYDLMNSKYDAVLAVDALTVIQTDAYGAFEQLKEFQTITKDWIFGYLSYDLKNDVEKLASKNKDRLQFPELFFFQPKKLFLLKGDTLEVQYLNLVADEWQQDLVAIEAQEVNLKHASKANINIQPRIKKQDYLLKVEEMLTHIHRGDIYEANFCMEFFAEAAEINPLAIYQSLNAISTPPFASFFKNYDQFAMSASPERYIKKEGLKVASQPIKGTARRSSNTNEDQLLKQQLSEDIKERSENVMIVDLVRNDLSKTALKGTVTVEELCKVHTFKQVHQMISTVSSQIGPDVHPIDVLRTTFPMGSMTGAPKISAMTIIEALEESKRGLYSGAMGYITPEGDFDFSVVIRSILYNAYENYVSYTVGSAITSKSDPEKEFEECLLKAKAMREVLENSSVL, encoded by the coding sequence TTGAGGACAGTACAAATTCATCAGCCTAAAAACATTGAGAACTTTAAGCAAAACCTATTGCTTTGGAGCCAACAGTTCAATGAGGTACTGTGGTTAGATGGCAATGCTTATGACCTGATGAACTCAAAGTATGACGCTGTTTTGGCGGTAGATGCACTCACAGTAATTCAAACCGATGCCTATGGCGCATTTGAACAGTTAAAGGAATTTCAAACGATTACGAAAGATTGGATCTTTGGATATTTGTCTTATGATTTAAAGAATGATGTCGAAAAATTAGCCTCAAAAAATAAGGACAGGCTCCAATTTCCAGAACTGTTTTTCTTTCAACCCAAAAAACTCTTCCTTTTAAAAGGAGACACTTTAGAAGTACAGTATCTCAATCTCGTGGCCGATGAATGGCAGCAAGATCTTGTTGCTATTGAGGCACAAGAGGTAAACCTGAAACATGCTTCAAAGGCTAACATCAACATACAGCCGCGTATTAAAAAGCAGGATTATCTTTTAAAGGTAGAGGAGATGCTCACCCACATTCATCGTGGCGATATTTATGAAGCTAATTTTTGCATGGAGTTTTTTGCAGAAGCAGCTGAAATTAATCCGTTGGCCATATACCAAAGTCTCAATGCGATTTCTACGCCACCATTTGCCTCTTTTTTTAAGAATTATGATCAATTTGCAATGTCGGCATCACCTGAGCGCTATATCAAGAAAGAAGGTTTAAAAGTGGCGTCGCAACCAATCAAAGGTACGGCAAGGCGGTCTTCAAATACCAATGAAGATCAATTACTGAAACAACAGCTTTCCGAAGATATAAAAGAACGCAGTGAAAATGTAATGATTGTTGATCTGGTTCGTAATGACCTCTCCAAAACAGCGCTCAAAGGCACCGTAACTGTAGAAGAGTTGTGTAAGGTGCATACCTTTAAGCAGGTGCATCAAATGATTTCTACGGTGAGCTCTCAAATAGGCCCAGACGTTCATCCCATTGATGTGCTACGAACAACGTTTCCTATGGGCAGCATGACCGGCGCTCCCAAAATCTCGGCAATGACTATTATTGAGGCCTTAGAAGAGAGCAAGCGCGGACTCTATTCTGGAGCCATGGGCTACATCACGCCAGAAGGCGATTTTGATTTTAGTGTGGTGATTCGCAGTATACTTTATAATGCCTATGAGAACTATGTGTCATATACAGTGGGAAGCGCCATCACTTCTAAGAGTGATCCTGAAAAAGAGTTTGAGGAATGTCTATTGAAAGCCAAGGCTATGCGCGAAGTCTTGGAGAACAGTTCCGTTCTTTAA